The region GCCCATGGCCGGATCtggcccgtcagggctttggatctggcccacgggactgCCCCCCATGGTGCCGCAGGCCCTGCACCGCTCTCAGAAGTGGCCAACACCACGTCCCTGGAggccggggggcggagggggggaggggcgcacGACAgcggggggagaagaagagggctctgtgcattgcccttgcctcaaGGCAccgcccccctcagctcccactggctgagaatggggaactgtggccaatgggaacttcgggggaggtacctggaggtgtggcaagggcagtgcgcggagccctgtgcctgcccctgcccccacgccCCCCCAGGGACCGTGCAGAgacatggtgctggccacttcccagaGTGGCGCCATGTGGGGCCAGGgaaggcatgcagggagcctgccctggccctcgtgcgcaccgctgccaccccggagccactttaggtaagcggcgccaggccggagcctgaacccctcctgcagcccgcctcccaactccctgccttaaGCCCCCTATCTGCACcgcacacccctcctgcaccctaacaggctgccctgagctccctcccgcagtccgcacccctcctgcaccccaacccccttccctgagccccctcatacaccccacacccctcctctgccccaatcccttgccccaagCCCACTCTTGCAcactgtaccccctcctgcactctctCCCGCaatccaaccccctgtcctggccctgcatacaatttccccacccagatgtggcccttgacccaaaaagtttgcccacccctgccctaagaacataagagtggccatactgggccagaccaaagttccatctagcccaatatcctgtcttccgacagtggccactgctaggtgccccagagggaatgaacagaacaggttatcatcaagcgATCCCttccctgttgtccattcccagcttctggcaaagaggctagagacaccatccctgcccatcctggctaatagccattgctggacctatcaaACAATACAAGTATTTAGTTTGATACAATAGTAGATACTTTCTCTTACTATTGGAGCTCCTCATGTGCCTCCTGTTTGTTGCAACTCACCCAGAGATACTCGCCATCCACCCTTACTGCAAACTTGAGCTTTCTCAGCCGAATGAGACTTGGGGGAGCACTGGAGATCTCCGTTATGCAACGCACCACTCCAGCAATCTGTCCACAGAGCAGTTCCTGCTGGTCAAGGAGAGTctgtgagaggaggaggagggaagagtgAATTTTGCAGATTTCCTGGCAAGCTGGAAAGGCACCACATTTACATGGCAGCAGGATGGAACTGGTGATGATAAAGTAACCGACAGTGTTTACTACACTATATGGAACAAAGGCTTGATAATGCCATGCACAATGCGCTGACTTTTCATCCCAGTCACTGAGACTGAAGTCTTATTTAAGCACAAGTAACCCTACCAAGAGAACAAGAAGAATTAGCCGTCTTATCCCTAGGGGATATTTGTCCATATCACCACCACAGAATGTGGCATTATGGAGAGGCCCATAACCAAAATAGCAGAGTGCTAAAGAACAGCATAAGGTGGGCTGCACAGAGCCATAtagggtacatctatactgcgATAAAATCCAGTGGCTCTGAGTCTTAGATCCTGAGTGAGCTGGCTCGGACTGCGGGGCTAAAAACAGCCATGTAGACACtcgggctgaagcctgggctcggagacccacccacccaccccccccccggtccctggGTTTCGGAACCCAGGCTCCCGCCtcagccccatgagcccgagtcagctgaccgaGGCCAGCTGCGGCCATGTCCTGGTCTGTTACTGCACTGAAGGTGCACCCATGGGGGCCTAAGGCTGGAAAACAAGGAGTGCTGAGGATCAAGACTGAGATATGTTGGCAGAGCTGAACCATACATGGTTCTAATTAGGTGccttaaaaatacaaagaaaaataaagacactTTTATAAACATCAAAGTAACAAATTTAACCAAATCCTGCTATTTGCAAGCCCCACCATTCCAAGAACAGAAGGTTGGCTTTGCATGTACTTTACATATAAAATTGTGTGCAGCTCTACACAGACAGACAATTGAGGGGGAAAGCAGGCATTACCTGAGATGGATAAAAGTAGCAAATGCCAGCTCTTGTGGGATCCCCTTCTTCCTTTACCTTTGAACCATCATAAAGGAAAAAGTAGTTCCACCTGCAAAACCAAAGTATTGACACAATGGAAAatgtttgctgttcccagccaagtCAAAATGATatttcttcccaccccccaaTTCTCTCAAGCAGAGCTCTGCTATTTATGGTGCAATACACAAGTGTTTAAAGAACCAGGAATGGCAGACGTACATCATTCCTGCATGCAGCCTCACCCACTGATTTTGGAGATGGAATCAGGGTGGAGAAGGAAGACTCCAAGGATCTGGGCTATTAAACTCTCCCAACTTTCTGGGTTTAAAATAGATGAAAGTAAACCCATGGCTAAGCCTAGAGGAGAAGGATCACAAATCCATGCCTATTTTCCAAGTCTGATAGCACAGTGCATTTATCACTATGTATTTGGGAAAAATTCTCAACTACACGCAGCTTGGACTGGTTTCCAATAGCTTCATGGGCTCTTGGTTCATGTTGTCATGTTCACCCTACTCCACATGTGCAAAAAAGCATGTAAAATGGGAGGTTCCTCCTGACCAGTGATGGTCTTAACAGTTTTGGGTCCTTACTGATTTACTAGACAACTTTTAGCTACTGTTTTCATTGTAGGCTGCATGTTCCAGTCATAAACTTTGTTCATAATAGACCGCAAGCAGGAGTGCTACAAAGAGTGCTAACTAAACCACATGAAGTCTGGAACAAGAGGACTGCACAATTCAAAAGGTGAAGCTAAAGGACACAAGTTATTCTCCACCAAACTTGGGCTCTCAGAGCATTCCTGAGCATTTCTGGAATGCCCCACCAGTGAGATAGCAAAGTTGGTAGGGCATTGCCTTAGGAATCAAATCTCAATTCTATCCTTGCCTCTATCACAGATGCCGTATGACGCCTGAGGCCAGTTATtcaatctctctgcctcagtttcccacctgtacaatggggacaatTATGTCCCTGTGAGGATAAAATTAATCAACGTTTATGTGGCATTCACATATTACTGGGGCAAGCACCTTAGAGCCCACAATTCATAGCTTGCAACCCTGCAGCAACTCGCCAGAGACTGGGGGATTCTTGTACCAACACCTTAGGGAGTCTCTCCCCAGTTCCGATGCCACGGGGGCACTATACAGGGCTCACACGTGCTAAGATGATGTGCATGCGCATCTGTTGGCATGTTGCTGAGAGGCCCATTCTGTCCTCCGTGTCAGTCATGCAACATTCGCTTGCAGCTCTAGAACCTGCACAATGAGTGCTACTCACCAAGAAGCTGAGTTAGGTTCTGATAAAATGGGGCTGGCCATTTACATCAGATTATCTTAATCATGTCTTCTCGTCCTCAGGAGCGGTTTCTCCTCCAAAGCAAGTGATGCAAACAGCTCATTTTTTTCAGCAGTAAATGTATTGTTCCACAAACGCAGACTGTGgagacttcagtgggttttggcttTAGGTGATGAATATACTGGAGATTTTGTTCAAATACTGATGTCAGTAGTGATCCTCGTGGCTTATTTTCATGAAGAGCAAATCCACCAAAGTGCCTTCATTTTGGAGGTTTATCCCACAACAGCTACATGGAAACTTTGCAGAGCCTAGGCAATATTAAAGTCTCTGCAAAACTTGTGTTAATCAATTCTGAGACTGAACCAACAAAGCTACCTTATGAAAATTTTCCAAACATGAGGAAAACCATCTTAGTGCCTGCAATGAATCAGAAAGCTACAGAAAGCATGAATATGGTCATCAGAAACAAAGAGCTACAGTAAGCAGATCTCAAGACTCTACACTAGTTCTTTCAAgtttattatttagtatttaagTGGCTATCTGTTCAAAAAGTCATCACTACACAGAAATTACTCTCACAGGAGCTCCCATTTAGGGATCTTCTGCTGAAGATACAGTTCCTTGACTAAGTCCTTGCTTTTGTGATACAAAGCTGAATGGTTTTCTGTGGTCTCCAGTGTTGATTGTTGCTCTTCTAATCCTAGAGTAAAGAATGAATGGATTAATGCTTGGATGCCTTTGCTCGACTGACCCGTGATCTTACAGACAGCAGCTGACAAGCATTCAACAACAGAACTAACTTGTGCATGAGTGAGACATGGGACAGAAACAAGCCTTCCATTTAAACAGCAAAGTTACATTTAATATGCTTGGAATATCATCTGGTTATTTCCGGGCTTAATCATGCATGTTGCTGACAATCAGACAGAAAAGCTCCTAACAGAAATGCAAAGAGCCAGGAAAACGATGGATCAGCTAATCTAAGGGCTGCACTGGTCACTTAATTGAACCAAATTTGATTTTCCATCTTAACAACAGGAACATAGGGATCGATTTGACAGAGCAGATCAGATCAGTCACGACCCATCTAGCTTGCTACCTTGTGTACAACAGCAGCCAGGATCCGATTCTCCAGGACAGGCACAAACCCCCCGTAAGAGCAAAGCCTGCTCACAGGAGAAGGTTCGTCCTAACTCCCGTTAGTTAGCGGCTGCCCCTCATTACCGCCTCTCAGCCACGGGCCCCGCCTCGTGCCTGAGGCGCGCAAGAGAAGAGCTGCGGCCCAAACCCTGCCCCCGCAGGCGCCCCGACGACCAGTCACCCGCCCCGCAAGCCGCGGAGGGCGCTCCGGGAGCGGAACGGCGTTCACCCAACGGGGACCCGGTCGGAACAGGGCTAACGCCCCGGGCGCTTCCGCGAGGCCCCCCGGCCGAGCGCGGCGCGGGCCCGGGCCCAGCCCCCGGCCGCCGCAGAGCCGGGGCGCGCGGCCAAAGCGAGTCTCGAGGCCGCCTGGTTCCCAAGGGAacgagaggggggtggggggtgctgcccCGGCCCGAGCCGCAGTAGCCCCGCTGCTGCTCCAGTCTCCGCGCCGCGTCCCGCTCTCCCGCCCCGCAGGAGGCCGGGCCCCACCCCCGGACCCGCCCGCGAGCCCCGCAGCGCCCAGCACCTACCTGAGCGAAGCCACTTCCGGGGCTGGGCCCGCCGATCACATGATGCCGGCACGTGACCGCCCCGCCCCTACGGTTCGCGGGCAGGGACAGCTGTGCCCCGCCCCCTCGGGCCGGCAGGCATGGAGCAGGCCGGGCCCTGGCGCTGCGCGGGTCGCCTAAGGCGAGGCCGGGCCCGCGGGCAGCGGGCGTGGCCGGGGGGCGAGGCCGGGCACAGCGGGGCGGTGCAGCGCCGGCTCCGGGAGGCCCGGTGAGTGCGGGGCCGAACCCGGGTCATCAGCGGCCCCGGAACCCTTCCCCCGCCGTGGGGTGGCGTGTCCTGCCCCCCCCATCCTGGgctccggccccgcccccgggccgACCCCCCCATCCCGGgctgctgccccgcccccgggccgaccccccccccaatatccCGGGCTGCTGCCCCGTCCGCGGGCcgacccctccgcccccccatcccgggctcctgccccccccatcccgagccgacccctccgcccccccatcccggctcctgcccccccatcccgggccgacccccccccccaatatcccgggctgctgccccgcccccgggccgaccccccccccaatatcccgggctgctgccccgcccccgggccgAACTCCCCCCCGCATCCCgggctcctgccccgcccccgggccgacccccccccccaatatcccGGGCTGCTGCCCCGTCCCCGGGCCGAACTCCCCCCCCGCATCCCgggctcctgccccgcccccgggccgacccctccgccccccgcatcccgggctcctgcccccccatcccgggccaatcccccccccgcatcccgggctcctgcccccccatcccgggccaatcccccccccgcatcccgggctcctgccccgcccccgggccgaactcccccccccgcatcccgggctcctgccccgcccccgggccgACCCCCCCCCAATATCCCGGGCTGCTGCCCCGTCCCCGGGccgaactccccccccccccccccgcgctccgGCCCCGCCCTCGGGCCGACCCCCCCCCGCATCCCgggctcctgccccgcccccgggccgacccctccgcccccccatcccgggctcctgcccccccccatcccgggccaaacccctccacccccgcatcCTGGGCTCCGGCCCCGCCCCCGAGCCATGCAGCCCTTCCTCTGCCCCGGGACCGACCCCACCCCAGACTCCCCCGGCGGGGACCCCCCTCCTCCGCACACTCCCCGCACAGCGGCCCCCCAGGCACACAGGGGGGTCCCCGCCAGCTCAGCCTAAATCTCCCCTCACCCCGTGGCCCAGGCCtggcccccctgccctgcatggcccccccctgcccccgccgcGAGGTGACCGCTGCGTTTCCCGTCCCCAGCGAAGAGCTGCTGAGCTCCCCGTTCTGGGCCCGCAGTCAGAGTAAGTAGAAGCCGCTGGCTGGCCCGGCTCTCGCACTGCCTGGTGCGGGGTTCGCTGGCTGGGCAGAACACGCTGCCGCGGGAACTGCTGGCTGAACGGGGAGAGCAGGCCAGGGCTCCCTCCGGCCCCAAGCCCGCCGCTGGCTGCTCTGGTGGGGTGGCCCCCGGAGCATGGGAGATGGCTGGGGTGCGATTGGCCTGGGGGTGACACGGGGCGGAAGCAGGACCAGTCGGAATGACTGAGCCCGGGCCCTTACTGCTGCTTTGCCTTGCCCCTGCCCTTCCTGTCTGACTCTGTCCTCTGTGGGGTCACTTCTGAATTTAGCCCACAACCTCTGCGGGCCAGGGTCTGTAACTTGCCTCATTGGCGTGAAGTGCCTACCGTGCTTTTCGCTGCCCCGTAATAATAAAAGATGGACGCAACTGAGAAGCCAAAGAGATACCGCCTTTATCCCAAGCGTAAGGTTCACCATAGACATGATTTTAAAGAGCTGGAGATGAGCAAAGGGACTAAAAGCATGATaaatgcgcccccccccccaatgggaTTAAACACCATTTGCAAAATATTCTGTTCTAAAGTTATTGCTTGTGGCTCTATTCTGCATCTGCTCTTACAGGGATGTTCAGAGCTGTGCTAACATACCCACTGATTCAAACTGCTTTGGGTTGGGAAATTATAGAGGttttccccacttgctgcccaTCCATCTATTTTGTGCCCTACTTCCCAAACAGCGAATCACATCAGTATCCTTTCTACCAGGGAGAACTGGGCTGGTCCCAGCAGTGCAGCGAGTGGGGCTTCCTTCAGGAACAGAGTATGCTGCCTCTGCGGCAAATGTGAGATTGAAAGATGTACACTAGAACAGGAAAGATGTACAGAAAGATGTACAGTAGAACAGGAAGACCATATAAGCACATCTCCGACATCTGCATTTCTGATGCCTGCCTGACCTTCACTTTCTCTAGGAGCCATCCAAGAATCCCTCAGCAAATGTGTagagcaaggggaaaaaacaccAGGCTCTATGTCAGAAGTCCTGTGTTCATTTGAAAACCTGCAACTTGAACCATCCCATCAGTCAGTTATGGAAGCCAGTTCGCATTCAGGAGAGCCAGCTTGCAAAAGGGGCCACTTGCGGTGTGTATGTTATGGCATTGGAAACTTTTCCTCTTGTGTCATTTCTCGATACCAGCTAGCATTCTTGCTTCTGTTACTGGAGAAGTTACAGGTAAGAACTATACCGTATGTTTAAATAGCTGGGTACTTGTCTCTGTAACTTCTAACACTTTTTCTTTCTTGCAGGTTCCCCAAAGTCAGTGCTACATTTTTGATCCTTTATTTTCCGAATTGGAAATTGAAGTTCTCAATGAGCTTGGTGTAACAGTTGTCCTGGAGAATGAGGTAAGGTGGATTAAGGCTGAGATCTTTAAAATGTAAGTAACATGTTTACCCCATGAACAGAAAAAGGAGCACTCCAGAGAAATCAAAACAGTCAAACCTACATGTGCCTTTGATGTGGAGGTATTGCAGGGTTTTTGCCTTTCACTTAATTCTAGTCTGGTCAACGCAGAGTTTCTCGTGTAGCCCTTTTATGGCTCTGATAGAGGGAGTAAGTGTCACGTTTTAGTTATGCAGCAGTCTGCTGTAGCACTTCTGTGAAACGGGCATGTTTCCCATGGCACCAACTTTGCCCTGGGAGATGGGTTGGAACGTTAAGCCAGCCAAGAAATGTGCTGGGCTTAAACAATGTTGGGCACTTTTAAATGGCCTTTGGAGTGCCACGCCATGGGCCCTAGGGCTTACAGAACCAGGGAAGCTGATTGTGAGTAATCTTAAGGAATGCTGTTTATCTGCAGGAGGGAAAACACCACATTCATGAATTCACCATCTTTTATATGATCCACTGTGGAAAAGCTTTGTATAACAATCTGCTCTGGAGTAACTGGTCTGTAGATGCGCTATCCAAAATGATCATTATTGGGAACAGTTTTAAAGGGATTGAGGAAAGGTAGGTACCCAAAAATGATTAATGTCCTCACATCTAAGGCAGAATTTCATTCACTAACTCTCACTACAGCAGTAATCTTTTATGCTTACCTGCTTCTGTGATACCTTCACGAATGCTGGAGGAGCTGTCTTTTCATGCAGAACTTAAAATCATCAGCACAAATGTCTTCTGCACTTTAAAGTTTTAAGGTTCACTCTATCAACAAAGCTTTGACTTGCTGCCAAGTCCGTGGCCTTTTAGATGAGATTGTGTCAATTAAATTTCCATGCACATTGCTTTGCGGATTACAGCAATGCTGAGGTGAGAGGCTCTTTTCTGTAGAGCAGTGACAATTTGGGAGGCTTCTAGCTTCCTGTTCTTGAGTCTGGGCTAGGTGAAGATCTGAATGCTTATACATTTCACTTTTCTGCTTGTGGACAGGCACAGCTGGGAAAGATTAATATGTATCTGTGATTGAAACCAGAACCAGAAGTGTTGTTATAAACCAGTTTTAGCCAGAGAGCTAAACCTTGCTCCTCTGGCTCAGGGGATATGGCCATTGATTCAACTGGAACAGAACTAGGCTTCAGTGTGTGCATGAACAGGctcctccattgaagtcagagtgTCTACACTGTACCTCGGAACGGACAGTTTTGCAAGATCCAAGCAGCATCTCAAAGGCAGATAAAGAAATTGTTTATCCTACTATTACATTACCTCAACCTTCCCAATTGGCGTTGCTAGATGTCTAGACCAATCCTTTGTTACTCCTCACAGTGGAAAGGTTATGGGCTAAGATCACCTGCTGGAGAGCAAGACCATGCTCTTGTAAACTTGTGACATGTCACTTCTAAACACCCAACCTCTGCTGTATTGCTGTCTTTCTCTGTGACGCTgtcctttttctctctccataCTCCTGTAATGTCTGAGCAGACCTCAGAATAACTTGTGTTCATTAAAAACCAATATTTAAATGTAGTTGAAATTGCCCCTTGTACAAGCCCAGTTGCTTTTTCTAGTTTTTTACATGTGCATAGAAATAAGTAGTGAGGTAGACTCCATCTTTCTAAATCTAAGCCTGATGCTAAGGGCTGCGTCTGTGCTTTCCTTGGAATAGACATTTTGTATGTTCTGTACAACTTCAGCCTTGTGTATTAACGAACTTCATTTTGTCTCTTAATACAAcatgcttccaaaacacacatcAACAGTAAAGTCAATTGGTTCCAGTACTAATGTTTGTCTTTGTTTCTAGGTTGGTGGCAAGAATATTAGAGCGAGATTATTTGTACATAGCAAAGGTACAGATTACTATTTTAAGAAACATGAATGTATTGTAGTGGATAGTCACCTCAGTCTCTAGCTATTGATGATAAATTAATGAGAACAATTACATAAGCAAATGTGATTTTTGTAATAGTCCCTTTTGTTGGTTCTCGCATgccagaacagtggttttcaacctgtggtggTCCACAGACtgtctaaggtttccaaaggggttCACACCTCACATCAAAAATGTCTAGGAGTCTGTAAATGGAAAAAAGATAaaaaaccactgtgctagagcTAAAGGGGTCTGGCAGGAGCCTAGCTCAGCTGTTTAAGTGCTGGGTGACACATTGAATGCAAGGTTTTAGCTTGGCTTCCCACAGTTTCAACTGTTCTAGTTTCCACATATTTTACCAAGATTGATTATGTTCTATTGTATCTTGCATAATTATGCTGTTCAACTATGTCTAGGTTTTAAAAGGGACAGAGGAAGCTGCATTTCCAATTCATCCTCAGTATATGGATATATTTAACGACACCTCCATCCACTGGTTTCCTTTACAAAAACTCAAGGAGCTCCCAACAGAAGCCTGGCAGTTTCAGGAAGAGCCAATGTACCACGAATGTGATGACCTGGAGATTATCAGGAAACAGGACAAATGAAGTTGTTTCATGCTAGGACCAGACTGAAATGGATCCTTTAATTACTCCCTGGAGTTTGTGCCTGTTTTTACAGGGCTGCATTCACTTATAGTAAGGAAATGTTAAGCTCACTTACCACAACTATCAATATAAAGTGTGGGCTGGCTAACGTATTTAGCCAGAAATCTTGAAGGCAGCAGCAGTGTCTGCAAACAGAGCTTAATgtgacaggttttttttaaaaggtgaaaacTGTACCTTAGCTTACACTCTTAATTATTCACTAAATAAAGTCATActagttttttttcattttgctgaacACCTGTGTCTTGTGCTTTAAAAAGTGACAGTCTGTGTTCAACTGACCAGTTCCTAGAAGACTGGGCCTGCTTTCTGTAACCTCCCCAGAACAAGCCTGGCCTTCGGTGAGGTAGAAGTTTAGATCTGTATTTTGTATCAGCAAGTTATTCTCAGTGGTGTCTGACCCACTACGGAACAGAGAGAATGAGATGCTCGCTCTCTCAAGGATTTGATAGGTTAAGGGGTTCTCAGCCACTGTTAAAAATACTGCATCAAGAAGCCCTGGACTACAGGGGGGCTTTCCCTGTTCACTGCCATGGAAAGTCAGCTATTGACTGCATTCTTGCATGATGATCCAGATCTTGAGTACCTCTAGTCAGGCCTTAAACAACTCATCACTAATATGTATAGAGATACTGAGCAAGTTCTTCCAGGCAGATGTCCTGAAGCATCATCACCCACCCACTCTGAGGCCTGTGTTTGACATTACCAATCATAAATCTTTCCCTGTAGGATTCCAGACGTGTGTAATTCCCAGTGCAAGGGTGAAGCTAAAACCAGAAAGAAAGGCTGGGTTACCCACACATTGAATTGGAATTCAGGAAGCATGATCTCATCAGCCAGGCAAATTGCAGAAACATTTTTCTTGAGGGTTTTATCAGTGCAGTTGTTGCCTCATGGGAAACTCTTAATACATTTTTTGCATAGTTGATGAGATTGCTAGTCTAGTTTAAAAGGGTGACAACTGCTTGTATCTTTCACTCAACAGCACCTTTTAAACGCTAACTTAACCAACATGTGCTGTGACGGAATAggactgttaaaaaaaatcctacagaaGAGCTGAAAATCCATCAGATCTACAAAGTCAAGTCACCTCTTTATTGTAAGAGTCACACTAAACATCTGTTAGCATGGGGAATCTTGACAATACTTACTCTGTACAATGCTCCTGGCACAGAGCAGGATCCTTATTTAGCCATATCAATGAGACTCTGAAGAGAGGTTGGCACCCATGTCTTTTCTCCTTGTACAAACACAACGCCCCTGTCAATGTAAATTACAATTCGTCCAAATGTGTACAATTGTTTTCCTTCATGCCGCTTCCCGATCACAGGCATGAAGACGATATTGTGTTCTTCTGCTTTTGTTTGAATGAGGTCCTTAAAATTCATTGGCACAGAGCTAGCAGCCATGCCTATGCCGCGTTGGGCCATGTTCTCAGCCTCTCGCCGCTCCTGCATAGCTTCATACTGGAAGTCTTTCCTCCGCTCTGTGTGAGTGAGATAGGCAATGTTTTCCCGAGCACCTGGTTGCATGTAGCCACCTGTTTGGGAAAGAGTGAAATAGGTGAAGGCAAGGTTCCAATCCATTTTTGAACATGATACAATGATGAACCTAAATGCTGAATTTCAGGGATGCAGCATACACCCACTCCAGTGGGGCAGTCTTAAATGCTACTGTACATTTGTTACAGTATTTGATGCTAAAGAGATAGCAGGATATTCAGGTGAAACATTCTCTGATTCAATTCTATTGAACTATGACAAATGGCAGGATTTAAAACAATCCTTTGTCACTGAACCTCACTAAAGTGTTTAGAACAGGTTGGACACGGACACTTGGAGGAAGCTGCTCCACTGCAATGCCATTAGAAACGGAGGGAATCTGGGCAAACATGCCATGCTACATCCAAACCCAAGCCCTGCAATCAGACCAGCTGTCTAGTAGCAGGTTAGAGTGACTGCTGAGAAGCCAGGCAGTTCAGTAGCCTTAAAGAGCTCAACATCAATCAG is a window of Eretmochelys imbricata isolate rEreImb1 chromosome 15, rEreImb1.hap1, whole genome shotgun sequence DNA encoding:
- the SRRD gene encoding SRR1-like protein, translating into MEQAGPWRCAGRLRRGRARGQRAWPGGEAGHSGAVQRRLREAREELLSSPFWARSQRAIQESLSKCVEQGEKTPGSMSEVLCSFENLQLEPSHQSVMEASSHSGEPACKRGHLRCVCYGIGNFSSCVISRYQLAFLLLLLEKLQVPQSQCYIFDPLFSELEIEVLNELGVTVVLENEEGKHHIHEFTIFYMIHCGKALYNNLLWSNWSVDALSKMIIIGNSFKGIEERLVARILERDYLYIAKVLKGTEEAAFPIHPQYMDIFNDTSIHWFPLQKLKELPTEAWQFQEEPMYHECDDLEIIRKQDK